In Planctomycetota bacterium, the DNA window CGATCGGCCCCACAACGTCCTGTTCGTCTTCCAGCCGGCCGAGGAGGGCGGCGGCGGCGGCGAGAAGCTCTGCGACGAGGGCGCCCTCGCCGGCGCGGCGGGCGGCGGGCTGGGCGAGCCCGCAACCATGATCTACGGGCTGCACGGCTGGCCCCGCATGCAACTGGGCCACGCCGGCAGCCGCCCCGGGCCGCTGCTGGCCTCCACCGACGAGTTCGACATCACCGTCTCGGGCGTCGGCGGCCACGCCGCCATGCCCCACCTGGCCCGCGACCCCATCGTCGCCGCCAGCGCCGTCGTGCTCGCGCTGCAGACCATCGCCGCGCGGTCCATCAGCCCCGTCGACGCCGGCGTCTGCACCGTCGGCCAGTTCAACGCGGGCACCGCCGACAACATCATCCCCGAGTCCGCGCGGCTCTCGGGCACCGTCCGCGCGCTCACCGACGAGACCCGCGCGCTCCTCGAGGCCCGCGTTCGCGAGATCGCCGCGAGCGTGTCCACCGCCCACGGCTGCACCGCTGCCGTCGATTGGCACACGGGCTACCCCGTCACCCGCAACCACGAGGCCGCCACCGACCGCTTCTTCGGCATCGCCCGCCGCACCATCGGCGAGGCCAGCACCGAACTCGTCCCCGAGCCCAGCATGGGCGGCGAGGACTTCAGCTACTACGGCCGGCACATCCCGGCCTGCTTCTTCCTGCTGGGCACGCTGCCCGCCGGAGCCGACCCCGACCGCGTGCCCCTGCTGCACCAGCCCGAGTTCGACTTCAACGACGACGCCATCCCCGTCGGCGTCGAGCTCATGTGCGCCATGGCCACCGCGAACGCCTGAGCGCACGCCCAAGCGGGCCCCTGCAACGCCGGTGGGCGTACGGGCATATCCCTAGACGGACGTGCGACCTCTTCTGCACGTCCGTCTCTTGGGAGAAAGCCATGCAAAGAACGATCTGCCTGCTCGCCACGCTGGGCCTCGCCGCCGCCGCGAACGCCCAGACGCTCCGCATCACGCCGGATGAGCCCCTGACCATCCGCTTCCGGTGCCCGGCCGACGCGACGCCGACGCCCGACATGTTCAACGTGCTGTTCGGCATCACCGAGGCCGGCGGCACCGGCCTCCGCGTCGCGGAGCTGTTCGACGAGGGGACGCTGCTCGGCACCCACAGCCAGGCCCTGTTCGGCGGCGTCGTCGGGGGGCTGTCGCTCAACCCCGGCATCACTTTCCGCACGGCCAGCTCGCCCTACACCTTCTTCGATGCCGGCGTCATCGACATGAGCACGCTCATCGACGGCACCGAGGACGGCGTGGTCATCTGGACCATCGCCAGCGGCTTCCTCGAGTTCGACACCGCCAACCTGCGCTTCGACTGGGGCCAGGGCCTCAGCCCGTCCTCCTACCGCGGCGCCAACCCGGACTGCACGGTCATCGAGGTCTTCGTCGGCAACCCGTGCCGGGCCGATTTCGACGGCGACGGCGAACTCACCATCTTCGACTTCCTCGCCTTCCAGAACGCGTTCGATTCGGGCGACCTGGCGGCCGACTTCGACGGCGACGGCGACCTGACCATCTTCGACTTCCTCGAGTTCCAGAACGAGTTCGACGCCGGCTGCGACTAGGCATACGACGCCATACCGACGGACAACGTGCGCACGGGGCCGCCATCGCTGGCGGCCCCGTTGTCGTTGCGCGGCGAACGCATGTTCGTGAGAAGTACGCAATTCCGTATAGCGAACGAACACCAAAAATTTAGGTTGACACCACACCTAAGACCCTGTAGCTTCGCAACATCGAGCGAGCCACGGAGTCGCTCGAAGGACCACTGGACACACGCAGGGAGATGCACACGATGGCCCGCACGCACCGCTCGATCGCGGCCGCCGCCCTGCTCGGGATCACCGCCGCCGCGTGCGCCGACAACGTCCGCCGCATCACGCCGAGCGAACCAATGACCATCCGCTTCAGCGTCGAGCCCGGCGTCATGCCGCTGCCCGATACGCTCGTCGTGCACCTTGGCGCCGCGATCGCCGGCGCGCCCGGCACGGGCGCCCGCACCGCCCGGCTCGTCGCGCGCAACCTGCTGCCCGGCGGCACGCACGCCACCGACATCCAGGGCGATGTCACCGGGCCGCTCGACCTCGATCCCGGCATCACCTTCCGCACGCCGGACTCGATCTACGCCGTACTGAACCCCGGCATCGTCGACCTCACCGGCCTGTACGACGGCACGCCGGGCGCGGAGATCCGCTTCCAGATCGAGACGGGCACGCTCGACGTCGACCTCGACGACGTCCGCATCGAGTGGGGCAGCGCGACCGCGCCGGACGCCATCGACTCCGCGCCCATCCAGCCGGTCATCTACGAGATCTTCGTCGGCCGGTGCCCCTGCTACGCCGACTTCGATTGCAACGGCCGGCTCGACCTGCTCGACTGGCTCGCCTTCCTCAACGCCTTCGAGCGGCTCGAGTTCCGCGCCGACTGCGACGGCTGCGGCGAGGTCACCATCTTCGATTTCCTCTGCTTCCAGGATCGGTTCCTTGCCGGATGCCCATAGCGACGACCACCACCACGCACACGAACACGGAGAAAGAACACCATGAAGATCGCAACGACCGCCGCCCTGCTGCTGGCCACGGCAACCGCGAGCCAGGCCGACAACGTCCGCCGCATCACGCCCGATGACCCGATGACCATCCGATTCCGCGTCGATCCGGGCGTCACGCCAACGCCCGACACGCTCGTCGTGCACCTCGGCACCACCATCGCCGGCGACCCCGGCACCGGTACGCGATTCGCCTTCCTGCGTGAGAACGGTCGCTCGCTCGGCGATGCCCAGTCCACCGACGCGTTCGGCGACGTCGTTGGCGAGATCGAACTGAACCCCGGCGTGACATTCCGGACCGCGAGTTCGCCCTACATGCTGCTCGATCCGGGCGAAGTCGACCTCACGGATCTGATCGCGGGCACCGAATTTGGCAGCATCCGAATCGACATCACCACCGGCTTCCTGGAGGTTGATCTCGACGACGTCCGCATCGAGTGGGGCGTCGCCACCGGCGTCAACGCGATCGACCCAGCCGCGCTGCAGCCCGAGATCACCGAGATCTTCGTCGGCTCGCCCTGCTACGCCGACTTCGACCGCAGCGGCGAGCTCGACGTGTTCGACTTCCTGGCGTACCTCACCGCATTCCAGCTCGGCGACTACCGCGCCGACTGCGATGGCTGCGGCAGCCTCGACATCTTCGACTATCTCTGCTTCCTGACGTCGTTCGACCGCGGCTGCCCGTAACGTCGCTGTACGCGACCTAGCCGCGGCGCGCCCGGCCGTTGCCGCCCGGGCGGCGGTCGCGCTGCATGTCCACCGCCACGCCGCCGAACAGCCGTACCGCCCGCGGACCCAGCACGCCCTCGGCCGCCCGCACGAACTCGGGCTCCAGGCGGATCATCCGAGGCCGCACCGAGCGGATGGTCTCGTGCCGCTCGCCGACGCACACGACGATCTCGAGCGGCGCGTGCGGCACGAGCGCGCCCTGGGCCGCGTCGTCCTTCGCGAAGGCGTGCGACCCCGCGATCTCGTGCAGCGCACCCAGCGCCCGCATGCCCGAGCCGTTCAGGAAGCTGTCCCGCACGTACGCCCGCAGCGTGCCCTGCTCCAGCGGCACGGCGTCGATCGGCGTCAGCTGCTCCACGATGATCTGCGCATCGCCCCGCGAGCGATCGACGCGGCCCAGCACGAACTTGGGGCCGTCGTCCTCCAGGAGGTGGCCGTAACTCTGGTACGCGTCGGTAAACAGCACCGCGTCGGCCGTGCCGGTCGCATCCTCGATCGTCAGGATCGCCATCCGCTGGCCCGCGCTGCGGCCGTTGCGGGCCGTCAGCGTGCGGGCCGACTGCACCATCGCCCCCACGACTACCCGCTGCTGCGGCTGCAGGTGCTCGATCTCGGCCAGCTCGTGCGTGCCGAACGCCCGGATCCACGACGCCCACTGCTGCAGCGGGTGGCTCGACACGTAGAAGCCCAGCGTCTCCTTCTCCTGCCGCAGCAGCTCGGCCTCGGGCCAGGGCTCGACGCCCGCGAGCGCCGGCGTCGGCGCGTCGGCCTCGTCGCCCCCGCCGAACAGCCCGCCCTGGCCCGCCGCACGATCCTGCGCCGCCCGCTGCCCCGCCGACACCGCCGCCTCGATCGACGCCACGAGCGCCGCCCGCGCGTCCCGGCCGTGCACGCCGTCGAACGCGCCCGCCTTTATGAGCGCCTCGATGGTCGCCTTGTTGACGCTCCGCAGCGGCACCCGCTCGCAGAAATCGAATAGATCCCGGTAGGGCCGCACGCCCTCCTCGTCCGTGCGTGCGCGGACGATGCCCTCGATCGCGCCCGCGCCGGCACCCTTGATCGCCTTCATGCCGAAGCGGATGTGCCCGTGCCGCGCGTCCCGCGGCTCGCCGTCGGCGAACACCACCTCGAAGTCCTCGCCCGACAGGTTGATGTCGGGCGGCGCTACGTCGATGCCCGTTCGCACCGCCTCCCCGGTGGCCGGGTCGATCGTCCGCGTCCGCTTGCAGTCCTCGAGGTAGGGCAGCCAGTCCGCGACCTTCTGCGCCTGGCTCTCGTAGCTCAGGAACGCCGCCATGTACGGCGCCGGGAAGTACGTCTTGAGGTAGGCCGTCTGGTACGCCACGATGGCGTAGCCCGTGCTGTGGCTCTTGTTGAAGCCGTAGCCCGCGAACTTGAGGATCAGCTCGAACAGCTCCTCCGCGTCGCCCTTCGCCAGCCCCTGCTGCTGCGCACCCTCGACGAACTTGGGCCGCTCGGCGTTGATGATCTTCGCCTTCTTCTTGCTGATGGCCTTGATCAGCGAGTACGCCGCCCGGAGCGGGATGCCGCCCAGCTCGTGGACGATCTGCATCACCTGCTCCTGGTACACCATCACGCCGTAGGTCTCGGCCGTGAACCGATCGACAATCGGGTGCACCTTCGGCACCGCCTCCTGCCCGTGCTTGCGCTTGTTGTACGCCGGGATCAGGTCCATCGGTCCGGGCCGGAACAGCGCATTGGCGGCGATGAGATCCTCAAGGCGGTCGGGCTTCATCTCCATCAGCAAGCGACGCATGCCGCCCGACTCGAACTGGAACACGCCCGTCGCATCGCCCCGCGCGAACAACGCGAACACCCGCGGATCGACCATCTCCAGCCGCTCGAGATCCAGCGGGTGGGGCCCGCCGTCGCCCTTCTCCCGGCCCACCGCGGCGTAGATCGCCTCCTCGTCCATCGCGCCGCGGATGAGCGCCTTGGCCCGCTCGACGACGCTCAGCGTCCGGAGGCCCAGGAAGTCCATCTTGAGCAGGCCGATCTTCTCGCAGGTCGGCCCGTCCCACTGCGTGATGATCTCGTCCTCGCCGCCGTTGCTCTGCTTGTAGAGCGGCACCAGCTCGTGCAGCGGCCGCGTCGCGACGATCACGCCCGCCGCGTGCACGCTGGCGTGCCGCGCCTGCCCCTCGATCACCCGGGCGTTGTCGATCAGCCTCCGCACGTCGTCGGCCGACGCGTGCTGCTCGCCC includes these proteins:
- a CDS encoding amidohydrolase, whose product is MTTAPASPAAPAIPADMSAAQTDLRAAIAADAGRLAALRRDIHAHPELGFAEHRTAGLIAKELADLGIEHKTGMARGTGVLGYLPAATPTATTIALRADIDALPIEERTGKPYASTNPGVMHACGHDGHTTILLGAARALASLSDRPHNVLFVFQPAEEGGGGGEKLCDEGALAGAAGGGLGEPATMIYGLHGWPRMQLGHAGSRPGPLLASTDEFDITVSGVGGHAAMPHLARDPIVAASAVVLALQTIAARSISPVDAGVCTVGQFNAGTADNIIPESARLSGTVRALTDETRALLEARVREIAASVSTAHGCTAAVDWHTGYPVTRNHEAATDRFFGIARRTIGEASTELVPEPSMGGEDFSYYGRHIPACFFLLGTLPAGADPDRVPLLHQPEFDFNDDAIPVGVELMCAMATANA
- a CDS encoding GC-type dockerin domain-anchored protein; protein product: MQRTICLLATLGLAAAANAQTLRITPDEPLTIRFRCPADATPTPDMFNVLFGITEAGGTGLRVAELFDEGTLLGTHSQALFGGVVGGLSLNPGITFRTASSPYTFFDAGVIDMSTLIDGTEDGVVIWTIASGFLEFDTANLRFDWGQGLSPSSYRGANPDCTVIEVFVGNPCRADFDGDGELTIFDFLAFQNAFDSGDLAADFDGDGDLTIFDFLEFQNEFDAGCD
- a CDS encoding GC-type dockerin domain-anchored protein, whose translation is MKIATTAALLLATATASQADNVRRITPDDPMTIRFRVDPGVTPTPDTLVVHLGTTIAGDPGTGTRFAFLRENGRSLGDAQSTDAFGDVVGEIELNPGVTFRTASSPYMLLDPGEVDLTDLIAGTEFGSIRIDITTGFLEVDLDDVRIEWGVATGVNAIDPAALQPEITEIFVGSPCYADFDRSGELDVFDFLAYLTAFQLGDYRADCDGCGSLDIFDYLCFLTSFDRGCP
- the dnaE gene encoding DNA polymerase III subunit alpha, with translation MAERPGADGEHAERILGGLGSGFVHLHLHTEYSLLDGGNRIDRLADRVAELGMPACAVTDHGNVFGAVAFYEACRARGVRPILGVEAYVCPPGRPRQDRTYTGVSDGGYHLVLLAENITGWNNLMLLCSEAFLTGFYYKPRIDRDLLEAHSSGLIAINGHLGSELGEHLLRYVRSKDKADLEAARESVAWHKRVFADEGTGPRFYCELQHHVAEQVSINPRIIELAQEHGVPVVCDNDAHFLRAEDHDAHDTLICISMGKNKHDAERLKYTPELYVKSSQQMRELFEGEYGEVGAEACDNTLRIAARCDVELPIGENHAPVVVVGTPEELPPHDDAEFGGDLTAWYKAYCARFELEPATGGAVDPEELKANCDAALRLLAEGGMVWRYGPSILEHRHALAEGDEAADAARGGAADADGFDKWARLNRELGILADKSISAYFLIVWDFVNWGRARGIPALARGSGVGTMAGYVLGLSNACPVKYGLLFERFTDPDRSEYPDIDIDLCQDGRGDVIRYVREKYGHVAQIITFGTLKARAAIRDVARVHAVSLPVADRLAKLIPEQVGMTLEKAEKAEPEFADVVAGKREAIAKLNDALPGEQHASADDVRRLIDNARVIEGQARHASVHAAGVIVATRPLHELVPLYKQSNGGEDEIITQWDGPTCEKIGLLKMDFLGLRTLSVVERAKALIRGAMDEEAIYAAVGREKGDGGPHPLDLERLEMVDPRVFALFARGDATGVFQFESGGMRRLLMEMKPDRLEDLIAANALFRPGPMDLIPAYNKRKHGQEAVPKVHPIVDRFTAETYGVMVYQEQVMQIVHELGGIPLRAAYSLIKAISKKKAKIINAERPKFVEGAQQQGLAKGDAEELFELILKFAGYGFNKSHSTGYAIVAYQTAYLKTYFPAPYMAAFLSYESQAQKVADWLPYLEDCKRTRTIDPATGEAVRTGIDVAPPDINLSGEDFEVVFADGEPRDARHGHIRFGMKAIKGAGAGAIEGIVRARTDEEGVRPYRDLFDFCERVPLRSVNKATIEALIKAGAFDGVHGRDARAALVASIEAAVSAGQRAAQDRAAGQGGLFGGGDEADAPTPALAGVEPWPEAELLRQEKETLGFYVSSHPLQQWASWIRAFGTHELAEIEHLQPQQRVVVGAMVQSARTLTARNGRSAGQRMAILTIEDATGTADAVLFTDAYQSYGHLLEDDGPKFVLGRVDRSRGDAQIIVEQLTPIDAVPLEQGTLRAYVRDSFLNGSGMRALGALHEIAGSHAFAKDDAAQGALVPHAPLEIVVCVGERHETIRSVRPRMIRLEPEFVRAAEGVLGPRAVRLFGGVAVDMQRDRRPGGNGRARRG